From a region of the Trichoderma atroviride chromosome 6, complete sequence genome:
- a CDS encoding uncharacterized protein (TransMembrane:3 (o12-30i76-103o123-147i)), protein MPFAFEISNSYGFVLAAATSAFFVNVLHMARTGKFRKASGVTYPNAYASHEQAEKDPNAYKFNCAQRAHNNYTENLVPAVGSLLIAGLNFPVAAALLGATWSFGRVVYLYGYTSNSGPKGRTFGAYFSGAADLALKLMAAYTSYLVITSN, encoded by the exons atgccttttgctttcgaAATCTCCAACTCATACGG CTTCGTcctggccgccgccacgTCTGCCTTCTTCGTCAACGTCCTGCACATGGCGCGCACCGGCAAGTTCCGCAAGGCCAGCGGCGTCACCTATCCCAACGCCTATGCTTCTCACGAGCAGGCCGAGAAGGACCCCAACGCGTACAAGTTTAACTGCG CTCAACGCGCCCACAACAACTACACCGAGAACCTCGTCCCCGCCGTCGGCTCCCTTCTCATCGCCGGCCTCAACTTCCCCGTCGCCGCTGCCCTCCTCGGCGCCACATGGTCCTTTGGCCGCGTGGTTTACCTCTACGGCTACACCAGCAACTCTGGCCCCAAGGGCCGAACATT tgGTGCTTATTTCTCCGGTGCCGCGGATCTTGCTCTCAAGCTGATGGCTGCCTACACCTCTTACCTGGTTATCACAAGCAACTAA
- a CDS encoding uncharacterized protein (EggNog:ENOG41): protein MDLDIDMDDGAGGEAFQEIHEDLPRGDDILVPDEPEEPGEVADDGEVNEDDASNAIVPTKIHIKGLDNLHTDDIKSYVKAHYGIVDRVEWIDDTSANLVFSSEPSARDAIVALSAIDIADATALGVGESVPAKALEGKPETSLQIRFATQADRKQAGAALRSRYYLLHPEHDPEERRRRYQENRSRYRDRDSRDNRGSSGRRRRYSDDAVETFEASMYDDAPQASRDDRPSAQESNRGKELFSGRSVGRSTSRRDRSASPRRDGDGDAAMDSFASSSGNREKARAIRGRLASESRSKELFPTKPSSRGGGGMLDQLEKSIGSAHLKEEDMPKIVAESTGDGLNIRGAASQRTGGSGFSIKGAANAQELFPGKFGSGNAGKELFNANQPKRRQKAEDLFS, encoded by the coding sequence ATGGATTTGGACATCGACAtggacgatggcgccggcggCGAGGCTTTCCAGGAAATCCATGAAGATCTCCCCCGAGGCGACGATATCTTGGTACCAGACGAGCCGGAAGAGCCAGGCGAAGtggctgatgatggagaagtgAATGAGGACGACGCGTCAAACGCCATTGTTCCCACAAAGATTCACATAAAAGGCCTAGACAATCTACACACCGACGACATCAAATCATATGTCAAGGCCCATTACGGGATTGTGGACCGGGTAGAGTGGATCGACGATACCTCTGCAAACCTCGTCTTCAGCTCCGAACCTTCTGCGCGCGATGCAATTGTCGCTCTTAGTGCTATTGACATTGCAGATGCGACGGCGTTGGGCGTTGGCGAGTCTGTCCCGGCCAAGGCTCTCGAAGGGAAACCCGAAACTTCTCTACAGATTCGCTTTGCGACGCAAGCCGACAGAAAGCAGGCTGGCGCGGCGCTTCGCAGCCGATATTACCTTTTGCACCCCGAGCACGATCCTGAAGAAAGGCGACGGCGGTACCAAGAAAATCGCTCTCGATATCGTGACCGTGATAGCCGCGACAACCGGGGATCATCAGGGCGACGAAGACGCTATTCAGACGATGCGGTGGAGACTTTTGAGGCAAGCATGTACGACGATGCGCCGCAGGCTTCCAGGGATGACAGACCATCAGCTCAAGAAAGTAATCGCGGTAAAGAGCTATTCTCGGGCCGCAGTGTTGGACGATCGACCTCCAGAAGGGACAGATCAGCGTCCCCTCGCCGCGacggtgatggagatgcagctaTGGATAGCTTTGCCAGCTCGTCAGGTAATAGAGAAAAGGCTCGGGCCATTCGAGGCCGCCTCGCAAGCGAATCTAGATCGAAAGAGCTCTTCCCTACTAAGCCGTCTAGTAGAGGGGGAGGTGGAATGCTAGACCAGCTCGAAAAGTCCATTGGCTCGGCTCATTTGAAAGAGGAGGACATGCCCAAGATCGTTGCCGAATCAACAGGCGATGGCTTAAACATTCGAGGTGCTGCTTCTCAGCGAACCGGAGGCAGTGGGTTTTCGATAAAGGGAGCAGCCAACGCGCAAGAGTTATTCCCTGGTAAATTTGGGTCAGGTAATGCCGGCAAGGAATTATTCAATGCGAATCAGCCGAAAAGGAGACAAAAAGCTGAGGATTTGTTTTCATGA
- a CDS encoding uncharacterized protein (EggNog:ENOG41), whose amino-acid sequence MISRGVVAAALSKGTDPFSVAALRSFMRTLSFFGDPMDMAIRKLLMEVELPKETQQIDRFLQAFANRYHECNPGIYSTPDQAYFIAFSLLILHTDVFNKNNKHKMQKTDYLKNTRGEGIFDDILECFYDNICYTPFIHVEDDLDVNSERHGPGSIKTKRKLAIPAPVADPAKRAAKEPLDPYTLIIDGNLDVLRPNLKATIPLEDQYNYMGSAQSLNLKDLQKTFFRTGVLQIVSARSRPDAFMSDNPLENTDDAPGIVDIKITKVGLLWRKEAKKRKTRSPWQEWGAILTGAQLYFFRNTGWVKNLMHQYDSHIKAGHDGIPITFKPPLEEFKPDALMSTKGAVALLDTSYKKHKNAFIYVRQGGFGRSSSSR is encoded by the coding sequence ATGATTAGCCGAGGTGTTGTAGCTGCTGCGCTGTCAAAGGGAACAGATCCCTTCTCTGTCGCTGCTCTGAGAAGCTTCATGAGAACCTTAAGCTTTTTCGGAGACCCCATGGACATGGCCATTCGCAAGCTGTTGATGGAGGTTGAGCTCCCCAAAGAGACGCAGCAGATTGACCGATTTCTGCAAGCGTTTGCGAATCGCTATCACGAATGCAACCCCGGCATCTACTCTACTCCCGATCAGGCATATTTCATCGCCTTCTCTCTGCTTATTCTCCATACGGATGTTTTCAACAAGAACAACAAGCACAAAATGCAAAAGACAGACTATCTGAAAAACACTCGCGGGGAGGGCATCTTCGACGACATCCTTGAGTGTTTCTATGACAACATTTGCTATACCCCTTTCATccatgttgaagatgacCTTGATGTCAACAGCGAGCGCCATGGCCcaggcagcatcaagacgaagagaaaaCTTGCCATCCCAGCCCCTGTGGCCGATCCTGCCAAGCGGGCGGCAAAAGAGCCCCTCGACCCCTATACTCTCATCATTGACGGAAACCTAGATGTCTTGAGACCGAATCTCAAGGCCACCATACCTTTGGAAGACCAGTATAATTACATGGGCTCGGCGCAGTCCCTCAATCTCAAGGACCTGCAAAAGACATTCTTCAGGACTGGTGTCTTGCAAATCGTCTCCGCGAGGTCTCGTCCTGACGCATTCATGTCCGATAACCCTCTAGAGAACACAGACGATGCCCCCGGAATCGTCGACATCAAAATCACAAAAGTCGGCCTTTTGTGGcgcaaagaagccaaaaagagaaagacgcGATCTCCATGGCAGGAATGGGGAGCCATTCTCACTGGCGCTCAGCTCTATTTCTTTCGCAACACCGGCTGGGTGAAGAACCTCATGCACCAGTATGACAGCCATATCAAAGCAGGACACGATGGGATACCAATCACTTTCAAGCCTCCGCTGGAAGAGTTTAAGCCCGATGCCCTCATGTCTACCAAGGGCGCCGTAGCCCTCCTTGACACTTCGTACAAAAAACATAAGAACGCTTTCATCTACGTGAGGCAAGGGGGGTTTGGACGAAGTTCTTCTAGCCGATGA
- a CDS encoding uncharacterized protein (EggNog:ENOG41) codes for MPFLRRRGIMASETDMRRHNTPFAPQADDVPELPLQIKVPEEATEPEPEPESATSRPQSRESDTSLDRPITPPVQPQSNKHRRFSVLRFRNASDSQLSLRVKQAAEKPPPVPRPPAIITTAPTMEMGNLKKSASRLGLAAMLRRSTDIPRDDPLSSSANRRHHDPMPRKSTGDQGRPSLSVTDEPQSPRPSTQTTVDSAGTGLNIAPRPSESSRSDVSSTDRVSHTGLGSTPKKPLPSTPFFSKLRRNKKPPEPLFPFAHLRQEGSGAATDRSSTTSLGVEATPRPTSAQSAGTHPGEIEQGPQLNPAIALFNANGGPPSDHSSPTRTPMRRGRSSTLSSVGRDSNDEHLVPPRCSANINLHRPQELWRPIGLDSSSPELRSKPARLVHARHARIYRVQDQFSPAT; via the exons ATGCCATTTCTACGCCGCCGCGGCATCATGGCCAGTGAGACTGACATGCGTCGCCATAACACACCCTTTGCGCCGCAAGCCGACGACGTCCCTGAACTGCCGCTCCAGATCAAGGTGCCAGAAGAGGCCACTGAACCCGAGCCCGAGCCCGAGTCCGCGACATCTCGACCGCAGAGCCGCGAATCTGACACTTCGCTGGATCGTCCCATCACCCCGCCGGTCCAGCCGCAGTCCAACAAGCACCGGCGCTTCTCCGTCCTGCGATTTCGAAATGCTTCCGATTCTCAGCTGTCTCTCCGAGTCAAGCAAGCGGCCGAGAAGCCCCCTCCTGTCCCTCGAC CTcctgccatcatcaccacagCTCCCACCATGGAAATGGGAAACCTAAAGAAATCCGCCTCCCGCCTGGGACTGGCCGCCATGCTGCGGCGCTCCACGGACATCCCTCGTGACGATCCTTTATCCAGCAGTGCCAACCGCCGTCACCACGATCCCATGCCTAGAAAGTCTACAGGCGACCAAGGACGGCCCTCGCTGAGCGTTACGGATGAGCCTCAATCGCCGCGGCCGTCGACCCAGACCACGGTCGATTCCGCCGGCACGGGACTCAACATAGCGCCTCGACCGTCTGAATCTTCACGATCAGATGTTAGTTCCACTGATCGTGTCTCTCACACCGGCCTTGGTTCCACCCCCAAGAAGCCATTGCCTTCTACGCCCTTTTTCAGCAAATTAAGGCGAAACAAGAAGCCCCCGGAACCGCTATTTCCTTTTGCACACCTTCGACAAGAGGGCAGCGGCGCCGCGACTGATCGATCCTCGACTACATCGCTGGGCGTGGAGGCCACACCGCGCCCAACTTCGGCCCAGAGTGCAGGCACTCATCCCGGCGAAATCGAACAAGGCCCTCAGCTAAACCCAGCCATTGCCCTTTTCAATGCAAACGGTGGACCTCCTTCTGACCACTCCTCTCCCACACGGACACCTATGCGACGGGGCAGATCGTCTACATTGAGCTCTGTAGGCAGAGATTCCAACGATGAGCATCTCGTTCCCCCCCGTTGCTCCGCGAACATCAACCTCCATCGGCCGCAAGAGCTTTGGCGACCTATTGGGCTTGACTCGTCTTCGCCAGAACTCCGATCTAAGCCGGCAAGGCTCGTTCACGCCCGCCACGCCAGGATCTATCGCGTCCAAGACCAATTCTCTCCAGCTACCTAG
- a CDS encoding uncharacterized protein (BUSCO:EOG092D2A51), whose protein sequence is MSSDPRNALSALLRAADIEDHEQILNAANAALKADRTDHDAEHTKVVALLKLDRFDDALRMISGGGIKLQAVCILEQAYALYKTGKLTEASDLLETRGLEKRSLRHVAAQVAYRAEKFHNAESIYRHLLDTEPKNEESDLKINITAAVAQSQWTDIPSSSLAVAPETLDTFELCYNMACGELARGNTSVALTLLQRAAMLCDNSDELSDEDKKIELRSIRAQQAYLFAKIGKPSSALEVYEMLGPPTGKDGRDFAVITQNNHFALEEAGNPFVRQRKAESLMASAAQSDLFSYQSNILKRNNLVIDLGAFKTKGVAERTEKTLTQAKLPSANPQINISSVINAAAHTQGLDSKEALRKLQALAAKRPSDVGIVLAVVQLQIREQQGGAALTTLTSFLSRLENSEDANDIDTRYSPGIVALTVSLMRSQRRESSAKAELVKAAKWWQNRPTHSVGSLLLEAGIELMRSSNTDDLKLAGASFDKLFREAQESDIAAAGLVAAFAASEANKVKQYSDKLPPVHDLISGIDVDALFDAGVAVARSNTASKKRPASDEANAEKATKRRRRKLPKNYVEGKTADPERWLPLRDRSSYRPKGKKGKKRAGEATQGGIVKEEETLGLVGGGGVKVEKAPAPSSNNKKKKKGKK, encoded by the exons ATGTCTTCGGATCCCCGCAACGCCCTCAGCGCCCTCCTTCGGGCCGCTGATATCGAAGACCACGAACAGATTctcaacgccgccaatgctGCCCTCAAGGCCGACAGGACCGACCATGACGCCGAACACACCAAGGTGGTCGCCCTCCTGAAGCTCGATCGCTTCGACGATGCCCTCCGCATGATCAGCGGCGGGGGAATCAAGCTTCAGGCCGTCTGCATTCTCGAACAGGCCTATGCGCTGTACAAGACCGGCAAGCTGACTGAGGCTTCCGATCTGCTCGAGACACGTGGCTTGGAGAAACGAAGCCTTCGGCACGTTGCCGCCCAGGTCGCTTACAGAGCCGAGAAATTCCACAACGCCGAGAGCATTTACAGGCACCTGCTGGATACAGAACCCAAAAACGAAGAGAGCGATCTCAAAATCAACATCACCGCCGCTGTTGCTCAGAGCCAATGGACAGACATCCCCTCCTCTAGCCTGGCAGTGGCCCCCGAAACGCTGGATACCTTTGAGCTGTGCTACAACATGGCCTGCGGCGAGCTTGCTCGGGGAAACACAAGCGTTGCCCTTACTCTCTTACAGCGCGCTGCCATGCTTTGCGACAACTCAGACGAGCTCAGCGACGAAGATAAGAAGATTGAGCTGAGATCTATCCGCGCCCAACAGGCGTATCTGTTTGCCAAGATTGGAAAGCCTAGTTCGGCCCTGGAAGTCTACGAGATGCTCGGTCCTCCAAC cggcaaagatggcCGTGACTTCGCCGTCATTACCCAAAACAACCACTTTGCTCTGGAGGAAGCCGGCAATCCATTCGTGCGCCAGCGGAAGGCAGagtccttgatggcatcaGCAGCACAAAGCGACCTCTTCAGCTACCAGTCCAACATCCTCAAACGAAACAACCTGGTCATCGACCTTGGTGCCTTCAAGACCAAGGGCGTCGCGGAGAGGACAGAAAAGACTCTGACCCAGGCAAAGCTCCCTTCAGCAAACCCGCAAATCAACATCTCCTCCGTCATCAATGCGGCTGCTCACACTCAAGGTCTGGACAGCAAAGAGGCTCTTCGGAAATTGCAGGCCTTGGCGGCTAAGCGTCCCAGCGATGTCGGCATCGTCTTGGCTGTCGTGCAGCTACAGATAAGGGAACAGCAGGGCGGCGCTGCTCTGACGACTCTCACGTCTTTCCTCAGCCGCTTGGAGAATTCCGAGGATGCAAACGATATAGACACCCGCTACAGTCCTGGTATAGTTGCCCTGACGGTGTCGTTGATGCGATCGCAGCGGCGGGAATCATCGGCCAAGGCTGAGCTTGTCAAGGCCGCCAAGTGGTGGCAGAACCGTCCCACCCATTCCGTCGGCTCACTCCTCCTCGAGGCTGGAATCGAGCTCATGCGATCTTCCAACACAGACGACTTGAAGTTGGCGGGCGCATCCTTTGACAAGCTATTCCGAGAGGCACAGGAGTCCGACATTGCTGCGGCTGGGCTGGTAGCTGCCTTTGCGGCATCTGAAGCCAACAAGGTCAAGCAATACTCGGACAAGCTGCCGCCCGTCCACGACCTCATTAGCGGCATCGACGTGGACGCCCTCTTCGACGCTGGCGTGGCCGTCGCCCGCAGCAACACCGCCTCCAAGAAGCGACCAGCCTCAGACGAGGCCAACGCCGAAAAGGCAACCAAGCGACGAAGGAGAAAGCTCCCCAAGAACTACGTCGAGGGCAAGACTGCCGATCCAGAGCGATGGCTGCCCCTCCGCGACAGGTCGTCGTACCGACCTAAAggcaagaagggcaagaagagagCCGGAGAGGCCACGCAGGGAGGCATCgtcaaagaggaggaaacgCTCGGCCTTGTAGGTGGAGGGGGCGTCAAGGTGGAAAAGGCACCCGCGCCTTCATCgaacaacaagaagaagaagaagggcaagaaatag
- a CDS encoding uncharacterized protein (MEROPS:MER0001608~SECRETED:SignalP(1-20)) — protein sequence MKATVAPLVASLALLGPAYGAGISASSRVPSTSSHGANTAVFPFLTKLRDSAIEFIFGRHPSKAAQPSPPSYSQSRYVNELVLRFNVSTAVEEAALAEATSRLFLDVWAFTDQFVDIRLHADEVGPLLGLLPRSLQLSQSTLIPDLAAAVYQSMPSSKDTTMASDRMTWALAEPLRPADNLFFQDYQPLPVIIRWMRLLEAMFPSYVKYITIGKSFEGREIPALRVGVPQLADPSKPRKMIVVTGGLHAREWISTSTVNYVAWSFITSFGKEPMITKFLNHFDIVFIPAVNPDGVEYSWQVDRLWRKSRQQTNLRFCRGMDLDHTFSFGWDSAEAQSDPCSESYGGDKPFQAVEAAELANWAVNQTENNVKFVGLLDLHSYSQQVLFPYSYTCDTEPPNLENLEELAMGIAKAIRLSNGELYSVTSACEGAVASKDAKVRDPVWSRIESGGGSAIDWFYHELGAHFSYQIKLRDTGSYGFLLPKEYIIPTGEEVFDAMKYFGDYLLGNNGIEKTIPGKYMEDEEDEAEDEVEELGVADVEFDDGQQDTLPVQELRRRRLRR from the coding sequence ATGAAGGCGACGGTCGCTCCTCTGGTGGCCTCGTTGGCGCTGCTCGGCCCAGCCTATGGCGCGGGCATCTCAGCATCATCGCGAGTCCCCTCGACCAGCAGCCACGGCGCCAACACGGCCGTCTTCCCGTTCCTGACGAAGCTCCGCGATAGTGCCATTGAGTTCATCTTTGGCCGCCACCCCTCCAAGGCTGCTCAGCCGTCTCCTCCCAGCTACTCGCAGTCTCGATACGTCAACGAGCTGGTCCTGCGATTCAATGTCTCGACTGCCGTTGAAGAGGCCGCTCTCGCCGAGGCGACTTCTCGTCTCTTCCTGGACGTATGGGCCTTTACCGATCAGTTTGTCGACATTCGACTCCATGCCGACGAAGTTGGCCCGCTGCTCGGCCTCCTGCCTCGGTCTCTCCAGCTATCTCAATCGACGCTGATCCCCGatctggccgccgccgtctaTCAGTCCATGCCTTCATCCAAGGACACCACCATGGCTTCGGACAGAATGACGTGGGCACTGGCAGAGCCCCTGAGGCCTGCCGataatctcttcttccaggaCTACCAGCCGCTACCCGTCATCATCCGCTGGATGCGCCTCCTGGAAGCCATGTTCCCGTCATATGTCAAGTATATTACGATTGGAAAGTCGTTTGAAGGGCGAGAGATACCTGCTCTCCGCGTGGGAGTCCCGCAGCTCGCCGACCCCAGCAAGCCACGAAAGATGATTGTCGTCACAGGCGGACTCCACGCCCGCGAGTGGATTTCAACCAGCACTGTCAACTACGTGGCATGGTCATTCATCACCTCATTCGGCAAAGAGCCAATGATTACAAAGTTCCTCAATCACTTTGATATTGTCTTCATTCCGGCGGTCAATCCTGATGGCGTGGAATACAGCTGGCAGGTCGACCGTCTGTGGCGCAAAAGCCGGCAGCAAACCAACCTGCGGTTCTGTCGAGGCATGGACTTGGACCACACATTTAGCTTTGGCTGGGATAGTGCCGAGGCTCAAAGCGATCCATGCTCGGAGAGCTACGGCGGAGACAAGCCCTTCCAGGCCGTGGAGGCTGCCGAGCTCGCAAACTGGGCTGTGAACCAGACTGAGAATAACGTCAAGTTTGTGGGTTTGCTGGATCTCCATTCATACTCCCAACAGGTTCTCTTCCCATATTCATACACTTGCGACACCGAGCCGCCCAACCTGGAAAACTTGGAGGAGCTTGCCATGGGAATTGCCAAGGCAATTCGTCTGTCTAATGGAGAATTATACTCGGTCACTTCCGCCTGTGAGGGCGCCGTGGCTtccaaagatgccaaagtcCGCGATCCCGTGTGGTCTCGCATCGAATCGGGCGGCGGGTCTGCCATTGACTGGTTCTACCACGAGCTGGGCGCGCACTTTAGCTATCAAATCAAGCTTCGAGACACGGGGAGCTATGGGTTCCTCCTCCCCAAAGAATACATTATCCCCACGGGAGAAGAAGTATTTGATGCGATGAAGTACTTTGGCGACTATCTACTGGGAAACAATGGCATTGAGAAGACAATACCAGGCAAGTACatggaggacgaggaggacgaggcagaggatgAGGTGGAGGAACTAGGCGTCGCAGATGTGGAATTCGACGACGGCCAGCAGGACACCTTGCCAGTTCAGGAGCTACGGCGGCGCAGATTACGAAGATGA
- a CDS encoding uncharacterized protein (EggNog:ENOG41) translates to MRGVGGGTYDGHSRRAFRRLESSDATQVVDTPTGLVSIAKSRIDYKMAQDIQLARREFMQEKIAEADQKIEDSKKALENQLRNARHLQILAPIQPRTREQLLLAAARMSAQLRWARMEIWKEICHRDILVLDLKEDGEVATEKNVAAEVPLAVEERRVSSAPQPSAGKRPESQSQASVAVSEKIPQSTAPENLLPFFTDKDDFTLELQDPARPASPPATRPATRPTSEVYPPPEVQETPKADLGSIRHGSVSSITASPAQLPLGKIQSTQLEPHDEDEAASVKSDRAGGDEVDADERQFLKQAGLLHGRVGRDPSDKAITSTTGEAAESGDKFERNKIRRSLQRTLRESAGHLSHHRSRKGREGGPAASSEDAARDSTLARGTGSFVVHGKKASVIHLGTELQVLSNEEQILARKQQQQSNRQSCDQPPAPMPNEDVDDDFYSVLEAPIEEGDGEGEVEDESRDGESRDRRASAASASTATARSFRELHRKYSSAQHRSVSAAGRLAVPSDADSEVAVSFSDGRRSPLPPMETEEDENGAKGLALDEAAISEDEEDTTLELEQDDEKQLERKTENLARKKEPANEEAEGSESLPNRPLQAVNA, encoded by the coding sequence ATGCGTGGCGTTGGTGGAGGCACATATGACGGCCACAGTCGTCGGGCTTTTAGAAGACTTGAGAGCTCCGACGCCACTCAAGTTGTTGACACCCCAACTGGTCTAGTATCGATTGCCAAGAGCCGGATTGATTACAAGATGGCTCAAGATATTCAACTGGCGAGACGTGAGTTTATGCAGGAAAAGATTGCCGAGGCAGATCAAAAGATTGAAGACTCCAAGAAGGCTCTGGAGAACCAGCTCAGGAATGCTCGCCATCTGCAGATACTTGCGCCTATCCAACCGAGGACCAGAgaacagcttcttctggctGCGGCCCGCATGTCTGCGCAGCTTCGGTGGGCGCGAATGGAGATTTGGAAGGAAATATGTCACCGCGATATCCTGGTTCTGGATCtcaaagaagacggagaagtCGCTACGGAGAAGAACGTTGCGGCCGAAGTCCCACTTGCGGTTGAAGAGCGTCGCGTGTCTTCAGCACCACAGCCATCCGCAGGTAAACGACCCGAATCCCAATCCCAGGCGTCGGTAGCAGTGTCCGAAAAGATACCACAGTCGACTGCTCCAGAAAATCTCCTACCCTTCTTCACGGACAAGGACGACTTTACCTTGGAGCTGCAAGATCCGGCTAGACCAGCATCTCCTCCCGCAACACGGCCAGCAACACGGCCAACGAGTGAAGTGTACCCACCGCCTGAAGTGCAAGAAACGCCCAAGGCCGATCTTGGAAGCATCAGACACGGCTCCGTTTCAAGTATTACTGCATCCCCTGCGCAGCTACCATTAGGCAAGATACAAAGCACGCAGCTCGAGCCTcatgacgaagacgaggcgGCATCAGTCAAGTCTGACCGCGCAGGCGGTGACGAAGTGGACGCCGACGAACGACAATTCTTGAAACAAGCTGGCCTGCTGCATGGAAGAGTTGGGAGGGATCCATCCGACAAGGCTATCACGTCGACTAccggagaagctgctgaatCTGGGGATAAATTCGAGAGAAACAAGATTCGACGCAGTCTCCAACGCACCCTTAGGGAGAGTGCTGGTCACCTCTCCCACCACCGGAGCAGGAAAGGCAGGGAGGGAGGCCCGGCCGCGTCttcagaagatgctgctcgcGACAGTACATTGGCGCGAGGCACTGGAAGCTTTGTTGTTCACGGAAAGAAGGCCTCCGTTATCCACCTCGGCACCGAGCTGCAGGTCTTGAGCAATGAAGAGCAGATTCTGGCTCgaaaacagcagcagcaaagcaaTCGGCAATCATGTGATCAGCCACCTGCTCCTATGCCGAACGAagacgttgatgatgatttttaTTCTGTTCTTGAGGCCCCCATAGAGGAgggcgatggcgagggcgaaGTCGAGGACGAGTCTCGCGATGGTGAGTCTCGTGATCGGAGAGCGTCTGCCGCGAGTGCTAGCACGGCTACGGCCAGAAGTTTCCGCGAACTCCACCGGAAATATTCGTCTGCTCAACATCGAAGTGTATCCGCGGCCGGAAGGCTGGCGGTTCCCTCAGATGCGGATAGTGAGGTGGCAGTGAGCTTTTCCGACGGACGAAGATCTCCTCTGCCCCCCAtggaaacagaagaagatgagaatggCGCAAAGGGCTTGGCTCTCGATGAAGCGGCTATAagcgaggatgaagaagatacCACATTGGAGCTGGAACAAGACGACGAGAAACAATTAGAGCGCAAAACGGAAAATCTGGcgcgaaaaaaagagcccgCAAATGAAGAGGCTGAGGGGTCTGAATCTCTACCAAATCGACCTCTCCAAGCAGTCAATGCATGA